A portion of the Cryptomeria japonica chromosome 5, Sugi_1.0, whole genome shotgun sequence genome contains these proteins:
- the LOC131043446 gene encoding uncharacterized protein LOC131043446, producing the protein MGEGSLELKIVAAEGLKNVNIFNKGKISPYAVAWVDPQLKKSTKTLRNSGTSPVWNDTVLLPLQTQLLNNPNAALIIQVMCEAPLKTKIIGTTTIMVAEIKRICSITGRDESETFTLQLWRPSGRAYGMLKIALKLKGFAQSQISDVSSNWVSTNPQPPNWALANSQARNWEVTNFSQPCDFPVQGIPVSAMYPPVASIAVPSDATDNSTSEEQCTYSPALQKPSSVVMPFHQSAGPMGIVENSTSNEQCVYTDAQPQQPPAYMPRPPTAPPLQQNNAPKNFLIGLLSGAVAAVLVGSAMM; encoded by the coding sequence ATGGGCGAGGGAAGTCTGGAATTAAAAATTGTTGCAGCAGAAGGACTTAAGAATGTGAACATTTTTAATAAGGGTAAAATAAGTCCATATGCAGTTGCTTGGGTAGATCCCCAGCTGAAGAAATCTACTAAAACTCTGCGAAATTCTGGAACGTCTCCTGTTTGGAATGACACCGTTTTACTCCCTCTGCAGACCCAGTTGCTTAATAATCCCAATGCAGCTCTTATCATTCAGGTTATGTGTGAAGCCCCCCTTAAAACAAAGATAATCGGAACCACAACTATAATGGTCGCCGAGATCAAAAGGATTTGTTCTATAACAGGGAGAGATGAGAGTGAAACATTCACATTGCAACTGTGGAGGCCATCTGGGAGGGCTTATGGGATGCTGAAAATCGCTCTTAAACTTAAGGGCTTTGCTCAATCGCAGATATCTGATGTGTCCTCCAATTGGGTATCGACCAATCCCCAACCACCCAACTGGGCTTTGGCTAATTCTCAAGCACGCAATTGGGAGGTCACCAATTTCTCCCAGCCATGCGATTTTCCAGTGCAAGGTATTCCTGTTTCAGCAATGTATCCTCCAGTAGCCTCTATTGCAGTCCCTTCAGATGCCACGGACAATTCCACATCAGAAGAGCAATGCACTTATTCACCTGCACTACAAAAACCCTCATCAGTAGTCATGCCTTTTCACCAAAGTGCAGGCCCAATGGGTATTGTGGAAAATTCCACATCAAATGAGCAATGTGTTTATACAGatgcacaaccacaacaaccaccAGCATACATGCCTCGTCCTCCAACAGCTCCCCCGTTACAGCAAAACAATGCTCCAAAGAATTTCCTCATAGGCCTGCTCAGTGGTGCAGTTGCAGCAGTTCTTGTAGGAAGCGCAATGATGTGA